TGACATGAAAGGCCTAAATAGAAATATCTACGGATAGGTGAGTggaatctcaaaaaaaaaaattagaccATTTCTCGATTTGTGTGTGTCATCTTTCCGCAGGGGCCATGCTAATCTTCATCGTTCCAATTTTACCGGATGTCCAACATATATACAGATAAggttaattatataatagatgtACTTAATAAAGCTGACTGAGCTAATACAACAAAGCGAAATATATTTGTCCAACATACATACAGATAAGGTTAATATAGTTTTTTATTAAATTTACTATAAAATGAGTTCAACAACAAAGCAACTCATAGTACGTACTGCTAGATAAGACATGTCTTGGCATACAGACGCACAACTTCGGGCTTAAGGGTCACGCAAGAGTGTGTGACATAATCATTTTCTTCTGGGTGGGAGGCGACCAAGTAGACGAGATCCAAACTCCTTCTTGGTCATATCTGCAAATCCGTTCATCCACTTGCGCTCACCCACAGCACTAGCCCTGTGCACAGCCTTTGCACCCTCGCTGAATTCCTTGAACCGGCGTTCCATCTCACGACGGGTACGCGATATGCCATAGATCTTGCACCACTGCTCATAGAAGGCCCACATGGCTTCATCCGACTGAAGTACCTTTTCATCAACATAGAGACGTTCATCGGGGGGGCCTCCTGTCGTTCAGTAGGCATAGAGTTAAAATTGGATTTGTGGAAAGTAGGATCATTCATACCATTTCCCACCAGAGTTAATTTGATTGATTAACCTTGCAAGGCAGAACTAATATAACAAATTAACAGTCGGTATTTCTAAATCAAACAAAATGCTTGTTAGAAGTGTTTGGTGATTAGAACAACTCCTAATGAATTAATATGGTCCAACCACTGCCTGTTTATGGAAATATATCTGCTGACAATAAGAAACTAGCATATGTGAATTTCAGGAACGTATTGAACTCCGGAGCATTCGTATCAAGGTAAGAATAACTCATTTGCCGATTTCGGTATGCCGAATTCCGAGAGA
This region of Lolium perenne isolate Kyuss_39 chromosome 2, Kyuss_2.0, whole genome shotgun sequence genomic DNA includes:
- the LOC127333000 gene encoding uncharacterized protein — its product is MASLVSKLARAAFAIRASPSAVGGTAGAGRPAAAIRFYSAGGPMSSSEEEEEKAKRKSEISWASDPSLLEARLADPSCIPFDEGGPPDERLYVDEKVLQSDEAMWAFYEQWCKIYGISRTRREMERRFKEFSEGAKAVHRASAVGERKWMNGFADMTKKEFGSRLLGRLPPRRK